A region from the Stygiolobus caldivivus genome encodes:
- a CDS encoding FAD-binding oxidoreductase, protein METFLLAKKEFEKEFGSKFIDTEEIIDEYSKSPYLVSPILSKMGKRVLGAVIAEDENDIEYTIKVCSKYRIPLLARGAGTSTIGQVLPIFPSIVVDIQKLNKVLGLDGGFLKVSPGVKVLQSLNYLRKRGKELRVYPSSFYISTLGGYIAGGDVGIGSYQFGYHFHGNGIRRVKIVGPNGFQELTGDMTLAVAQAAGATGIITGAEVAVIDYEDWKDQLVRFNDVSGVVKFLKDMEKERPNIRRITIEDEEAFTLVSQGRVRPGKWNVILASTKSFGEEINMRFLDELAFAAIYVTMSKLTRFPNYFYEVRLLPLNSFLSVVSQIKKALGPNVLIHGDVMTLRGETIIYTVFMSDKSNFELIDSIMIKEGIPFEIHSLAVNDRVDEEYRLELMKKLKKMVDPYDILNPGKLRI, encoded by the coding sequence ATGGAGACCTTTTTGTTGGCTAAAAAAGAATTTGAAAAAGAATTTGGTTCTAAATTTATTGATACCGAAGAAATTATAGATGAATATTCAAAATCTCCTTACTTAGTTTCACCTATTCTTTCAAAAATGGGTAAAAGGGTTTTAGGTGCTGTAATAGCTGAAGACGAGAACGACATCGAATATACTATTAAAGTCTGTAGTAAATATCGTATTCCTCTATTGGCTAGAGGTGCTGGCACTTCGACAATTGGTCAAGTTTTGCCAATTTTTCCCTCAATAGTTGTTGATATTCAGAAATTGAACAAGGTATTGGGACTTGATGGGGGATTTTTAAAAGTATCTCCGGGGGTTAAAGTCTTGCAATCACTTAACTATTTAAGAAAAAGAGGGAAGGAGTTAAGGGTATATCCTAGTAGCTTTTATATATCTACCTTAGGAGGTTACATTGCCGGTGGTGATGTAGGAATAGGGTCTTACCAGTTTGGGTACCACTTCCACGGTAATGGGATTAGACGTGTAAAAATAGTAGGTCCTAATGGGTTTCAAGAACTTACTGGAGATATGACTTTAGCCGTAGCTCAAGCTGCCGGGGCTACTGGGATTATAACTGGGGCCGAAGTAGCTGTTATTGACTACGAAGACTGGAAAGACCAATTAGTTCGTTTCAATGACGTCAGTGGGGTAGTCAAGTTCTTAAAAGATATGGAAAAAGAAAGGCCTAACATAAGGAGAATTACAATAGAAGACGAAGAAGCTTTCACTTTGGTCTCTCAAGGTAGAGTTAGACCGGGTAAATGGAACGTTATATTAGCTAGTACTAAAAGTTTCGGAGAAGAAATAAATATGAGGTTTTTAGACGAATTAGCGTTTGCAGCGATTTACGTGACTATGAGTAAACTAACTAGATTTCCAAACTATTTCTATGAAGTAAGATTGCTACCCCTAAATAGTTTTCTAAGTGTCGTAAGTCAAATAAAGAAAGCTCTAGGTCCAAACGTATTAATTCACGGAGATGTCATGACTTTAAGAGGGGAAACGATAATCTATACTGTATTCATGTCAGATAAAAGCAATTTCGAACTAATAGATTCAATAATGATAAAAGAGGGTATACCGTTTGAAATACATTCCCTGGCAGTGAATGACAGAGTTGATGAGGAATATAGACTAGAACTAATGAAAAAACTAAAGAAAATGGTTGATCCGTATGATATTCTAAACCCAGGGAAGCTGAG
- a CDS encoding putative integrase — translation MTREVIHTGNTSTRGDKGEYFVYYTDRPKPKLRYLYVGPSEETIGAYIKISGRLWAKPPVRGWGLHRPSPASLRSGSGTAPGPHTGRAFYKALQVAFTAVDFPVDFTVDRDGPRLRSYERWGHEKGTGRRV, via the coding sequence ATGACACGTGAAGTCATTCATACGGGTAACACCTCCACGCGAGGGGACAAGGGGGAGTATTTCGTCTATTATACCGACAGACCTAAGCCTAAGTTAAGGTACCTTTACGTGGGCCCCTCAGAGGAGACGATAGGGGCTTATATTAAAATTTCGGGTAGGTTATGGGCAAAGCCCCCAGTGCGGGGGTGGGGACTACATAGGCCTTCGCCAGCAAGCCTTAGGTCAGGGAGCGGGACTGCCCCAGGACCTCACACGGGGAGGGCGTTTTACAAAGCCCTGCAGGTCGCCTTTACAGCAGTCGACTTCCCCGTAGACTTTACAGTGGACAGGGACGGGCCACGACTACGGTCTTATGAGAGGTGGGGGCATGAAAAAGGAACTGGTCGACGCGTTTAA
- a CDS encoding PaREP1 family protein yields the protein MLPLTSAEAYLQEADELLEKGDIVQASEKYYKAVEEAIKALSRKYNLGVLKRLRHGRWSSGLLFDAVNELGSDELKEVWYIAWELHVDGFHEMVLTGERLRLVRDKIKKILNYL from the coding sequence GTGTTACCGCTAACGTCTGCTGAGGCTTATTTACAAGAGGCTGACGAGCTTTTAGAGAAAGGGGACATTGTACAAGCTTCAGAAAAATACTATAAGGCAGTAGAGGAGGCAATAAAGGCCCTCTCAAGAAAATATAATTTAGGTGTTTTAAAAAGGTTGAGACACGGTAGGTGGTCCTCAGGGCTCCTATTTGACGCTGTAAACGAGCTTGGTAGTGACGAACTTAAAGAGGTCTGGTATATAGCTTGGGAACTACACGTAGACGGGTTCCACGAAATGGTATTAACAGGGGAAAGACTGAGGTTAGTAAGAGATAAAATTAAGAAAATTTTAAATTATTTATAA
- a CDS encoding zinc ribbon domain-containing protein, whose product MLCPSCNQEIPDSVPQCPNCGYQFANADQPDMSLLQQVDTSNPPFTPICGEQIILVARYMQQSYITQTYYQQTPEFSIGGFINIGEQPDYNNPQYISATMYVYGAVYITNMRVVFHAQNYSCPRCIHQPPFNPYVDSIWYNPQAIDVMIQTYKGQDPSLVNNVDVKNYNGHITVQVSKQFDYDTSNGRVTIDRDVLIIPSGKTGLFDRFVDKVREDFRSAFGDKYQATIDQGLPPDLVNQISQMSACVNNNYDRFKQEALS is encoded by the coding sequence ATGTTATGCCCTTCGTGTAATCAAGAAATCCCAGACAGTGTCCCCCAGTGCCCTAATTGTGGGTACCAATTCGCAAACGCCGACCAACCCGATATGAGCCTATTACAACAAGTGGACACTAGTAACCCCCCGTTTACTCCGATATGCGGAGAACAAATAATACTCGTAGCGAGGTATATGCAGCAGTCGTATATAACGCAAACATACTACCAGCAGACCCCGGAATTCAGCATCGGGGGGTTTATAAACATAGGTGAACAACCGGACTATAATAACCCTCAGTATATTTCCGCGACCATGTACGTCTACGGAGCAGTTTACATAACTAACATGAGGGTGGTATTTCACGCCCAAAACTATTCGTGCCCGAGGTGTATACACCAGCCCCCTTTTAACCCGTACGTAGACTCTATTTGGTACAACCCGCAAGCAATAGACGTGATGATCCAGACGTATAAAGGACAAGACCCGTCCCTAGTAAATAACGTAGACGTGAAAAACTATAACGGCCACATAACGGTTCAAGTTTCAAAACAATTTGATTACGACACCAGCAACGGTAGGGTGACAATTGACAGGGACGTACTCATTATACCCAGCGGGAAGACTGGTCTCTTTGATAGGTTCGTCGATAAGGTCAGGGAAGACTTTAGGAGTGCGTTCGGTGACAAGTACCAGGCTACCATAGACCAGGGGTTGCCGCCAGACCTGGTAAACCAGATATCGCAGATGTCCGCGTGCGTCAATAACAACTACGACAGGTTTAAGCAAGAGGCTTTATCGTAA
- a CDS encoding HEPN domain-containing protein, with translation MKKELVDAFKDRALRFFEEAVSDLDKGWYDFAVFHLEQSLQLALKAALLEKKGSYPFTHDIDELINSLADTRLVGLRDRNRELVTLLKVAYTGSIYSPDYYDKEVAVKLVELVKECLKVLGVWKG, from the coding sequence ATGAAAAAGGAACTGGTCGACGCGTTTAAGGACAGGGCGTTAAGGTTCTTTGAGGAAGCAGTATCGGACTTGGATAAGGGCTGGTACGACTTCGCGGTATTTCACTTAGAACAGTCGTTACAGCTGGCACTTAAGGCGGCCTTACTCGAGAAAAAAGGGAGCTACCCCTTCACACACGACATAGACGAGCTGATAAACTCCCTCGCCGACACGCGCTTGGTAGGCCTGAGGGACAGGAATAGGGAGTTAGTTACCCTACTAAAGGTCGCGTACACCGGCTCCATATACTCCCCGGACTATTACGATAAGGAAGTGGCGGTAAAGTTGGTCGAGCTGGTAAAGGAGTGCCTAAAGGTGTTAGGGGTATGGAAAGGGTAG
- a CDS encoding nucleotidyltransferase domain-containing protein, with the protein MERVEYFRDWKKYAEEICTSLKKVLPDVMVVVFGSVVKGNYIPSLSDIDVMVVSDKVGDVVWQANMTVYITSTVFKGAVTPFEFHYADRRGYEEFYRDFLKPVVEVRC; encoded by the coding sequence ATGGAAAGGGTAGAGTACTTCAGGGACTGGAAGAAGTACGCAGAGGAGATCTGCACTTCCCTCAAGAAGGTGTTACCGGACGTAATGGTAGTCGTCTTCGGGAGCGTAGTTAAAGGGAATTACATCCCTTCCCTGAGTGACATCGACGTCATGGTAGTGTCCGATAAAGTGGGTGACGTGGTGTGGCAGGCAAATATGACCGTGTACATCACCTCTACAGTGTTTAAGGGCGCGGTGACGCCGTTTGAGTTCCATTACGCCGACCGGAGGGGTTATGAGGAGTTTTACAGGGACTTCCTGAAACCGGTAGTCGAGGTCAGGTGTTAA